ATGCGATTTTTCTCATCTGCCGGATTGGTTTTTTCCCACAATACCTTCGGAACCACACCGAACATGGCTCCGCCGTCCAATTTAAAACGCCAGTGTTCCACTGCGACTAATTCATACGGTCCGAT
This portion of the Calditrichota bacterium genome encodes:
- a CDS encoding MBL fold metallo-hydrolase; translated protein: MKIGPYELVAVEHWRFKLDGGAMFGVVPKVLWEKTNPADEKNR